Proteins co-encoded in one Medicago truncatula cultivar Jemalong A17 chromosome 8, MtrunA17r5.0-ANR, whole genome shotgun sequence genomic window:
- the LOC25500208 gene encoding LOW QUALITY PROTEIN: putative rRNA methyltransferase YqxC (The sequence of the model RefSeq protein was modified relative to this genomic sequence to represent the inferred CDS: deleted 1 base in 1 codon): MDFARKGICEWEENYKAGTPVSDKSVVEIKAEVPKYVCRAGHKLEGAIEQLGVDVAGKVALDSGLSTGGFTDCLLQYGASHVYGVDVGYGQVADKIQRDERVTIIERTNLRYIKELPQNVDLVTLDLSFISILTVMPAVVNVMKEDAALVTLVKPQFEARRSQVGKGGIVKDPAVHQEVLEKITKGVESFGFCSKGWIESPLKGAEGNTEFLVHFTRIHNKGVENHEEISEEI; encoded by the exons ATGGATTTTGCAAG GAAAGGTATATGTGAATGGGAAGAGAAT TATAAAGCTGGTACACCTGTGTCTGACAAATCTGTTGTGGAGATAAAAGCTGAAGTTCCCAAATATGTATGTAG AGCTGGACATAAGTTGGAAGGTGCCATTGAACAGCTCGGTGTTGATGTTGCTGGTAAAGTGGCTCTTGATTCTGGGCTGTCAACTGGAGGATTTACTGACTGCTTACTTCAGTATGGTGCATCACATGTTTATGGCGTTGATGTAGGTTACGGACAG GTAGCAGACAAAATTCAAAGAGATGAACGTGTAACTATTATAGAGCGGACAAATTTAAGATATATCAAAGAACTCCCACAAAATGTTGATTTGGTGACCCTAGATCTCTCATTCATCTCTATTCTAACG GTCATGCCTGCTGTGGTAAATGTTATGAAGGAAGATGCTGCATTAGTGACCTTGGTTAAACCACAATTTGAAGCTCGGAGATCTCAA GTAGGAAAGGGAGGGATAGTGAAAGATCCTGCTGTCCATCAAGAG GTTCTCGAGAAGATTACAAAGGGAGTGGAGAGTTTTGGTTTCTGCAGCAAAGGTTGGATTGAGTCTCCTCTCAAAGGTGCCGAGGGTAATACAGAATTCCTTGTTCACTTCACCAGAATCCATAACAAAGGTGTTGAAAATCATGAAGAAATTAGTGAAGAAATTTAG
- the LOC25500209 gene encoding ubiquitin-like-conjugating enzyme ATG10 isoform X2, translated as MDFKDAAKDKIRWDGTISVNDFSLSASTFSDKWKMFNPSFPPWLWTAIPKHHLGPPKVEGYLSLENVCLVKSSEEEESDISLTCKAESIISRTEEPFDDATLVCPEHEVNYYDFHIVYSPSYRVPVLYFRSYHSDGQPLPISEIEKDLPGHSAELLLESKWTFITQDEHPYLNRPWYKLHPCGTSEWMKLLFHGDTSLNKNFIEQYLVSWFSVVGQVVGLKTPLAILDNVVSNDS; from the exons ATGGATTTCAAAGATGCCGCCAAGGACAAAATCCGTTGGGATGGGACTATCTCTGTAAATGATTTTTCCCTTTCTGCTTCTACATTTTCTGACAAGTGGAAAATGTTCAATCCTTCCTTTCCTCCATGGTTATGGACCGCTATTCCGAAACATCATTTGGGTCCTCCTAAG GTTGAAGGATACTTATCCCTTGAGAATGTGTGCCTTGTCAAATCAAGCGAG GAAGAAGAGAGTGACATAAGTCTGACATGCAAAGCAGAGAGCATCATCTCACGAACAGAAGAGCCCTTTGATGATGCAACTTTAGTTT GTCCAGAGCATGAAGTAAATTACTATGATTTTCACATTGTCTACAGTCCTTCATATAGAGTTCCAGTGTTGTACTTCCGTTCATACCATAGTG ATGGACAACCTTTGCCAATCAGTGAAATTGAAAAGGACCTTCCTGGACATTCTGCAGAGTTGCTATTAGAATCCAAATGGACATTTATAACTCAAGAT GAACACCCATATTTGAACAGGCCATGGTACAAGTTACATCCTTGTGGGACGAGCGAATGGATGAAACTACTCTTCCATGGTGATACATCTTTGAATAAAAACTTCATTGAACAATATCTTGTTTCTTGGTTCTCAGTTGTAGGGCAAGTCGTTGGCCTTAAAACTCCTCTGGCAATTCTGGACAACGTAGTTTCAAATGATTCTTAG
- the LOC25500209 gene encoding ubiquitin-like-conjugating enzyme ATG10 isoform X3: MDFKDAAKDKIRWDGTISVNDFSLSASTFSDKWKMFNPSFPPWLWTAIPKHHLGPPKEEEESDISLTCKAESIISRTEEPFDDATLVCPEHEVNYYDFHIVYSPSYRVPVLYFRSYHSDGQPLPISEIEKDLPGHSAELLLESKWTFITQDEHPYLNRPWYKLHPCGTSEWMKLLFHGDTSLNKNFIEQYLVSWFSVVGQVVGLKTPLAILDNVVSNDS, encoded by the exons ATGGATTTCAAAGATGCCGCCAAGGACAAAATCCGTTGGGATGGGACTATCTCTGTAAATGATTTTTCCCTTTCTGCTTCTACATTTTCTGACAAGTGGAAAATGTTCAATCCTTCCTTTCCTCCATGGTTATGGACCGCTATTCCGAAACATCATTTGGGTCCTCCTAAGG AGGAAGAAGAGAGTGACATAAGTCTGACATGCAAAGCAGAGAGCATCATCTCACGAACAGAAGAGCCCTTTGATGATGCAACTTTAGTTT GTCCAGAGCATGAAGTAAATTACTATGATTTTCACATTGTCTACAGTCCTTCATATAGAGTTCCAGTGTTGTACTTCCGTTCATACCATAGTG ATGGACAACCTTTGCCAATCAGTGAAATTGAAAAGGACCTTCCTGGACATTCTGCAGAGTTGCTATTAGAATCCAAATGGACATTTATAACTCAAGAT GAACACCCATATTTGAACAGGCCATGGTACAAGTTACATCCTTGTGGGACGAGCGAATGGATGAAACTACTCTTCCATGGTGATACATCTTTGAATAAAAACTTCATTGAACAATATCTTGTTTCTTGGTTCTCAGTTGTAGGGCAAGTCGTTGGCCTTAAAACTCCTCTGGCAATTCTGGACAACGTAGTTTCAAATGATTCTTAG
- the LOC25500209 gene encoding ubiquitin-like-conjugating enzyme ATG10 isoform X1, with translation MDFKDAAKDKIRWDGTISVNDFSLSASTFSDKWKMFNPSFPPWLWTAIPKHHLGPPKVEGYLSLENVCLVKSSEEEEESDISLTCKAESIISRTEEPFDDATLVCPEHEVNYYDFHIVYSPSYRVPVLYFRSYHSDGQPLPISEIEKDLPGHSAELLLESKWTFITQDEHPYLNRPWYKLHPCGTSEWMKLLFHGDTSLNKNFIEQYLVSWFSVVGQVVGLKTPLAILDNVVSNDS, from the exons ATGGATTTCAAAGATGCCGCCAAGGACAAAATCCGTTGGGATGGGACTATCTCTGTAAATGATTTTTCCCTTTCTGCTTCTACATTTTCTGACAAGTGGAAAATGTTCAATCCTTCCTTTCCTCCATGGTTATGGACCGCTATTCCGAAACATCATTTGGGTCCTCCTAAG GTTGAAGGATACTTATCCCTTGAGAATGTGTGCCTTGTCAAATCAAGCGAGG AGGAAGAAGAGAGTGACATAAGTCTGACATGCAAAGCAGAGAGCATCATCTCACGAACAGAAGAGCCCTTTGATGATGCAACTTTAGTTT GTCCAGAGCATGAAGTAAATTACTATGATTTTCACATTGTCTACAGTCCTTCATATAGAGTTCCAGTGTTGTACTTCCGTTCATACCATAGTG ATGGACAACCTTTGCCAATCAGTGAAATTGAAAAGGACCTTCCTGGACATTCTGCAGAGTTGCTATTAGAATCCAAATGGACATTTATAACTCAAGAT GAACACCCATATTTGAACAGGCCATGGTACAAGTTACATCCTTGTGGGACGAGCGAATGGATGAAACTACTCTTCCATGGTGATACATCTTTGAATAAAAACTTCATTGAACAATATCTTGTTTCTTGGTTCTCAGTTGTAGGGCAAGTCGTTGGCCTTAAAACTCCTCTGGCAATTCTGGACAACGTAGTTTCAAATGATTCTTAG
- the LOC25500211 gene encoding FRIGIDA-like protein 3: MEETDSVATLMDSTSSKIRQLQKAFAELESYRAVTLNMKWKELEEHFHGLEKSLKRRFHELEDHEKVFENKTMKAREMLKKQEEAVFAKEQATLQRLQEKRDAATFAILNAREKHRKVSQKDLAIVSNGGHGTSDVEEKPMDAISNVTEGLVEDVKLSPGNGNLESISYPELVKLCKEMDVSGLHKFISDNRKNLAAIREEIPHALKASPDAACLVLDSLEGFYCMEVSSQDIKKDANLLGLRRTCIMLMECLSDFLTDSGGISNLVSKDIKDRAKEVAEEWKPKLDALDMDASNGNSLEAHAFLQLLASFNIASGFDEEELSRLIPMVSRRRQTADLCRCLGLSEKMPGVIEVLANSGRQIDAVNLAFAFDLTKQFSPVSLLKSYLQDARNSCSPVKRVNSSPTAQIEVNERELIAHKAVIKCIEERKLDEQYPLDPLMKRVVQLEKAKADKKRETEATKPQPKRPRANGVGYGPRVTNIPSDKTSYARVADRYPQTQYAYDRPYMYPAPTDNHCPPLLGTPHYNFSHNHGNYFGNGYQYQATYLH, from the exons ATGGAAGAAACAGATTCAGTTGCCACACTGATGGATTCCACATCTTCGAAGATACGACAGCTGCAGAAGGCATTTGCTGAACTTGAAAGTTATCGAGCTGTTACTCTTAACATGAAATGGAAAGAACTTGAGGAACATTTTCACGGGCTTGAGAAATCTTTGAAGAGACGCTTTCATGAATTAGAAGATCATGAGAAAGTGTTTGAGAACAAAACAATGAAAGCTCGTGAAATGTTGAAGAAGCAGGAAGAAGCTGTTTTTGCCAAGGAGCAAGCCACATTGCAGAGGCTTCAAGAGAAAAGAGATGCTGCCACATTTGCCATTTTAAATGCTcgagaaaagcacaggaaggtTTCACAAAAAGATTTGGCCATTGTCTCTAATGGGGGTCATGGTACATCAGACGTGGAAGAGAAACCGATGGATGCTATTTCTAATGTGACGGAAGGTCTTGTAGAAGATGTGAAACTTTCTCCTGGAAATGGAAATTTGGAATCGATCTCTTATCCAGAGTTGGTAAAACTTTGTAAAGAGATGGATGTCTCTGGACTTCACAAATTCATATCTGATAACCGTAAGAACCTTGCTGCTATAAGGGAAGAAATACCACATGCATTAAAAGCTTCTCCTGATGCTGCATGTTTAGTGTTAGATTCTTTGGAAGGATTTTACTGCATGGAAGTGTCAAGTCAGGATATTAAGAAGGATGCCAACTTATTAGGCCTTCGCCGGACCTGTATCATGCTGATGGAATGTCTGAGTGATTTCCTGACCGATTCAGGAGGTATTTCTAATTTAGTATCAAAAGATATTAAGGACAGGGCAAAGGAAGTTGCTGAAGAATGGAAGCCTAAATTGGATGCTCTTGACATGGATGCGAGCAATGGGAATTCCTTGGAGGCTCATGCGTTTTTACAACTTCTAGCCAGTTTTAATATTGCGTCTGGTTTTGATGAGGAAGAGTTATCCAGGCTAATTCCAATGGTGTCTCGGCGTCGCCAAACTGCTGATTTATGTCGTTGCCTTGGATTATCAGAGAAGATGCCTG GAGTAATTGAGGTTTTGGCGAACAGTGGGAGGCAAATTGACGCTGTTAACTTGGCTTTCGCATTTGATCTGACAAAACAGTTTTCTCCTGTTTCCTTGCTGAAGTCTTATTTGCAGGATGCTAGAAATTCTTGCTCACCTGTCAAAAGGGTTAACTCATCCCCCACTGCACAG ATTGAAGTTAATGAACGGGAGCTAATCGCTCATAAAGCAGTAATCAAGTGCATTGAAGAACGTAAACTTGATGAGCAGTATCCTCTAGATCCTCTCATGAAACGAGTTGTCCAACTAGAGAAGGCGAAAGCCGACAAAAAGAGGGAAACTGAAGCGACAAAGCCTCAACCAAAGAGACCTCGTGCTAACGGTGTGGGATATGGTCCTCGTGTCACTAACATTCCTTCTGACAAAACTTCCTATGCTAGAGTTGCTGACAGGTACCCGCAAACACAATACGCGTACGACCGACCTTACATGTACCCGGCACCAACTGACAATCACTGTCCCCCTCTCCTCGGGACTCCACATTATAACTTCTCTCATAACCATGGAAACTACTTTGGAAATGGCTATCAGTACCAAGCTACATATCTTCACTAG
- the LOC25500212 gene encoding FRIGIDA-like protein 3: MEDKDSIAKMIDSTSSKIQQLQKAFAELESYRAVTLNLKWKELEEHFQGLEKSLKRRFNELEDQEKEFENKTRKAREMLEKQEAAVFAKEQALLQRLQRKRDASVFTIVDARKKYRKVSSKDLGTVFNGSQAAPDVKEKPVDAVSTGAECNIENGKLSPANVSVDMMSYPELVKLCKEMDAAGLHKFISDNRKNLAAVREEIPLALRAAPNAGCLVLDSLEGFYCTEVSSQDIKKDANLLGLRRTSIMLLECLSDFLTNLGSVSNVISKDIKDRAKAVAEEWKPRLDDLDMDASNGNSLEAHAFLQLLASFGIASDFNEEELSRLIPMVSRRRQTADLCRCLGLSEKMPGVIKVLVKNGRQIDAVNLAFAFDLTDQFSPIPLLKSYLNDAKKTSSPVKSGNSSPTAQLDVNERELFALKAVIKCIEEHKLEEQYPIDSLQKRMIQLEKAKADKKRETEATKPQPKRPRANGAGYGPRVTNIPFDKTSYGRVADRYPQYVYDRPYMYPAPTENHCAPFLASATYNVSPNPGTYFGNGYQYQATYLH; the protein is encoded by the exons ATGGAGGACAAGGATTCAATTGCTAAAATGATAGACTCTACATCTTCGAAGATACAACAGCTGCAGAAGGCATTTGCTGAACTTGAAAGTTATCGAGCTGTTACTCTTAACTTGAAATGGAAAGAACTAGAAGAACATTTTCAAGGGCTGGAGAAATCTTTGAAGAGGCGTTTTAATGAACTGGAAGACCAAGAGAAAGAGTTTGAAAACAAGACGAGGAAAGCTCGGGAAATGTTGGAGAAACAGGAAGCTGCTGTTTTTGCTAAGGAGCAAGCCTTGCTGCAGAGACTTCAAAGGAAAAGAGATGCTTCTGTATTCACCATTGTAGATGCTCGAAAAAAGTACAGGAAGGTTTCATCAAAGGATTTGGGTACTGTCTTTAATGGGAGTCAAGCGGCACCAGATGTCAAGGAGAAACCTGTGGATGCTGTATCCACTGGGGCTGAATGCAACATAGAAAATGGGAAACTTTCTCCTGCAAATGTAAGTGTGGACATGATGTCTTATCCGGAGTTGGTAAAACTATGCAAAGAGATGGATGCTGCTGGACTTCACAAATTTATATCTGACAACCGTAAGAACCTTGCTGCTGTAAGGGAGGAAATACCACTTGCATTAAGAGCTGCCCCCAATGCTGGCTGTCTAGTTTTAGATTCTTTGGAAGGATTTTATTGTACGGAAGTGTCAAGTCAGGATATAAAGAAGGATGCTAACTTGCTGGGTCTTCGCAGAACCAGTATCATGTTGCTAGAATGTCTAAGTGATTTCCTGACCAATTTGGGTTCTGTTTCTAATGTGATTTCCAAAGATATCAAGGATAGGGCAAAGGCAGTTGCTGAAGAGTGGAAACCGAGATTGGATGATCTTGACATGGATGCTAGCAATGGGAATTCCTTGGAGGCTCATGCCTTTTTGCAACTTCTAGCTAGTTTTGGTATTGCCTCTGATTTTAATGAGGAGGAGTTATCCAGGCTAATTCCAATGGTATCTCGGCGTCGCCAAACTGCTGATTTATGCCGATGCCTTGGGTTGTCGGAGAAGATGCCTG GTGTGATTAAAGTTTTGGTAAAGAATGGGAGGCAAATTGATGCTGTTAACTTGGCTTTTGCATTTGATCTTACAGATCAGTTCTCACCTATTCCTCTGCTTAAGTCTTACCTGAATGATGCTAAGAAAACTTCTTCTCCAGTCAAGAGTGGTAACTCATCTCCCACTGCACAG CTTGATGTTAATGAAAGAGAGCTGTTTGCTCTTAAGGCCGTAATCAAATGCATTGAAGAACATAAACTTGAGGAGCAGTATCCAATCGATTCTCTCCAGAAACGAATGATCCAACTAGAGAAGGCCAAGGCCGATAAGAAGAGGGAAACTGAAGCGACAAAGCCTCAACCCAAAAGACCCCGTGCTAATGGTGCTGGATATGGTCCCCGTGTCACTAACATTCCTTTTGACAAAACTTCCTATGGTAGAGTTGCTGACAGGTACCCTCAATACGTGTATGACCGCCCTTACATGTACCCTGCACCAACTGAAAATCACTGTGCCCCTTTCCTGGCTTCTGCAACCTATAACGTCTCTCCTAATCCTGGAACTTACTTTGGAAATGGCTACCAATATCAAGCTACATATCTCCACTAA